A single window of Apodemus sylvaticus chromosome 4, mApoSyl1.1, whole genome shotgun sequence DNA harbors:
- the Pfn2 gene encoding profilin-2 isoform X3: MAGWQSYVDNLMCDGCCQEAAIVGYCDAKYVWAATAGGVFQSITPVEIDMIVGKDREGFFTNGLTLGAKKCSVIRDSLYVDGDCTMDIRTKSQGGEPTYNVAVGRAGRVLVFVMGKEGVHGGTINKKTYELALYLKRSDV; encoded by the exons ATGGCCGGTTGGCAGAGCTACGTGGATAACCTGATGTGCGATGGCTGCTGCCAGGAGGCCGCCATTGTCGGCTACTGCGACGCCAAATACGTCTGGGCAGCCACGGCCGGGGGCGTCTTCCAGAGCATCACG CCAGTAGAAATAGATATGATTGTAGGAAAAGACCGGGAAGGTTTCTTTACCAACGGTTTGACTCTTGGAGCAAAGAAGTGCTCTGTGATCAGAGATAGTCTATACGTTGACGGTGACTGCACAATGGATATCCGGACAAAGAGTCAAGGCGGGGAGCCAACTTACAATGTTGCTGTTGGCAGAGCTGGGAGAG tCTTGGTCTTTGTAATGGGAAAAGAAGGGGTCCATGGAG GCACAATTAACAAGAAAACATATGAACTCGCTTTATACCTGAAGAGGTCTGATGTGTAA
- the Pfn2 gene encoding profilin-2 isoform X1, with protein MAGWQSYVDNLMCDGCCQEAAIVGYCDAKYVWAATAGGVFQSITPVEIDMIVGKDREGFFTNGLTLGAKKCSVIRDSLYVDGDCTMDIRTKSQGGEPTYNVAVGRAGRVLVFVMGKEGVHGGGLNKKAYSMAKYLRDSGF; from the exons ATGGCCGGTTGGCAGAGCTACGTGGATAACCTGATGTGCGATGGCTGCTGCCAGGAGGCCGCCATTGTCGGCTACTGCGACGCCAAATACGTCTGGGCAGCCACGGCCGGGGGCGTCTTCCAGAGCATCACG CCAGTAGAAATAGATATGATTGTAGGAAAAGACCGGGAAGGTTTCTTTACCAACGGTTTGACTCTTGGAGCAAAGAAGTGCTCTGTGATCAGAGATAGTCTATACGTTGACGGTGACTGCACAATGGATATCCGGACAAAGAGTCAAGGCGGGGAGCCAACTTACAATGTTGCTGTTGGCAGAGCTGGGAGAG tCTTGGTCTTTGTAATGGGAAAAGAAGGGGTCCATGGAGGCGGATTGAATAAGAAGGCATACTCAATGGCAAAGTACTTGAGAGACTCTGGGTTCTAG
- the Pfn2 gene encoding profilin-2 isoform X2 has product MAGWQSYVDNLMCDGCCQEAAIVGYCDAKYVWAATAGGVFQSITPVEIDMIVGKDREGFFTNGLTLGAKKCSVIRDSLYVDGDCTMDIRTKSQGGEPTYNVAVGRAGRALVIVMGKEVSTQAQLTRKHMNSLYT; this is encoded by the exons ATGGCCGGTTGGCAGAGCTACGTGGATAACCTGATGTGCGATGGCTGCTGCCAGGAGGCCGCCATTGTCGGCTACTGCGACGCCAAATACGTCTGGGCAGCCACGGCCGGGGGCGTCTTCCAGAGCATCACG CCAGTAGAAATAGATATGATTGTAGGAAAAGACCGGGAAGGTTTCTTTACCAACGGTTTGACTCTTGGAGCAAAGAAGTGCTCTGTGATCAGAGATAGTCTATACGTTGACGGTGACTGCACAATGGATATCCGGACAAAGAGTCAAGGCGGGGAGCCAACTTACAATGTTGCTGTTGGCAGAGCTGGGAGAG CATTGGTTATAGTCATGGGAAAGGAAGTGTCCACGCAGGCACAATTAACAAGAAAACATATGAACTCGCTTTATACCTGA